One segment of Taeniopygia guttata chromosome 17, bTaeGut7.mat, whole genome shotgun sequence DNA contains the following:
- the SURF6 gene encoding surfeit locus protein 6, with product MASLAAQDSYLQGLARRAGVQHAPESRKRKFVSKPGQPEDSGRQVKKQKKKKPKKQTEKKNAPSAKQVLSNTSKPTPGQKAAPQASKSSPQGGTQNRKESLPTGSKSELSSPSVSAISVLRQRLHEKIKKASGQDNAKELTPAVLEKRQRRKYERERKKRRRKELKMKAKMEKKETEEAPAEPENKKEESKAEIVFNRVEVHEENDLNKVQKKKEKRKAVKGNITPLTGKNYKQLLSRLEIRKNKLEELKEKDEKKAQELETKIKWTNALYKAEGVKIRDDEERLKEALKRKEKRKAQRKRQWEERTVRVVEKMQQRQDKRKKNIQKKKKERIEKKKARARKKGRVLPEDLKKAGLK from the exons ATGGCCAGCCTGGCCGCCCAGGACTCCTACCTGCAGGGCTTGGCCAGGAGGGCCGGCGTGCAGCACGCCCCGGAGTCGCGGAAGAGGAAGTTTG tGTCTAAGCCAGGCCAGCCCGAGGATTCGGGTAGACAGGtcaaaaaacagaagaaaaagaagcccAAGAAGCAAACTGAGAAGAAGAATGCTCCTTCAGCCAAGCAGGTGCTTTCTAACACCAGTAAACCCACTCCAGGACAGAAAGCAGCACCTCAAGCCAGCAAATCATCTCCGCAGGGTGGTACACAGAACAGAAAGGAGAGTTTGCCTACTG GAAGTAAAAGTGAACTGAGTTCCCCTTCTGTTTCTGCAATCAGTGTGTTGCGTCAGAGACTCCATGAGAAGATtaaaaaggcttctggacaG GATAATGCCAAGGAGTTAACCCCTGCAGTCCTGGAGAAGAGGCAGCGAAGGAAgtatgagagagagagaaagaaacgCCGGCGAAAGGAGTTGAAGATGAAAGcaaaaatggagaagaaagagaCTGAGGAGGCACCAGCAGagccagaaaacaaaaaggaggaGAGCAAAGCTGAGATTGTCTTCAACAGGGTTGAAGTTCATGAAGAGAATGACTTAAACAAGgtccagaaaaagaaagagaagaggaaagcagTGAAAGGCAATATCACTCCTCTGACAGGCAAGAACTacaagcagctgctgagcaggcTGGAGATCAGGAAGAATAAACTGGAGGAGCTGAAGGAGAAGGACGAGAAGAAAGCTCAGGAGCTGGAGACCAAGATAAAATGGACAAATGCTCTCTATAAGGCAGAAGGGGTGAAGATCCGTGACGACGAGGAGCGTCTGAAGGAGGCCCTGAAGCGCAAGGAGAAGCGGAAAGCCCAGCGCAAGAGGCAGTGGGAGGAACggactgtgagggtggtggaaAAGatgcagcagaggcaggacaAGCGCAAGAAGAACAtccagaagaagaagaaggagaggaTAGAGAAGAAGAAAGCCAGGGCCCGGAAGAAGGGCCGAGTTCTGCCAGAGGACTTGAAAAAAGCTGGGTTAAAGTGA